A region of the Channa argus isolate prfri chromosome 14, Channa argus male v1.0, whole genome shotgun sequence genome:
ttcAGCGTCAGGCTGAGCTACAGGCCGAGGCCCGTCAGGAGAGCGAGTACCACAAGGCAGACGCGCAGTACCAGCATCACCATGACAAATCATCAGGGAGCAAGCCAGGTGACAAGCCAAAGAGACCCAGCTCTCTGCTGGGAAACAACAATGTGATGAAGTTAAAGCAAATTATCCCTCTCCAGGGAAAGTTCTCCTCCAGCAACTCACGTTCACCAGCCCAGTCGCCGACAGGAGGTGAGGCAAAGCTCCCTGGATTTCTGAAGTTCCTCAAGTCACCTGAGGTGAAAAAAGAGCCAGCAGTTGCAGTTGGAGCAACGCCCGGTTCGACTGTGACTTCTTCAGTTTTACCTAGTGGCCAGGAGAGGTCACAGTCCCCCAGCAGAACATTCAGCCCTGGGAAGCTGTTCAGTTTCAGTAAGTCAGAAGGTACTGTTGTGTATACGAATGGGATGCAACCGTCAGCCCCAGCTGCTAACAAACAGCCTACAAGATCTGATTTAAACACAACACCAGAGGAATTATCCTTTTATGAGTCAGATAAAGGAGAATCAAGACAATCAACTGATTTTGAAAATTCTGGCTCCAAGAGTTAATAAATGTTCTACCAAGGCAATGTAATATTACGAATGGTGAAATGTATAATTGTTTGAGCAACATTCAGAGGCAGCaacacacatgtactgtaggaGAACACATTAATCACAAGGATCACATGTAAAGTCGCCAAGCATAAGACTTTCACTCTTCATGCAACTTACTTTGCACAAAGTATTATACTGTACCTAACACTTGATTATCAAGCTTCCGTGtacaaacatgtacagtaagtgtaaCACTATGAATGGGACTTGAGTAACTTTTACTTAAGGTTCAAATGCTGCACGATTGCCTAGTTTTCAACAGCCCCGGAACAGATGTGTTGACATAAAGgatctttttaaaagaaagatgaaTCTGTTCATCAATGAGCCCTTTTGTTTAAGGACATGAACAACAGCTTCCCATACTAGGTTTGATTTTATTCTGATGCTGGTATTAAATGCATGTTGCATTGTGTGCATGCATTACACatcagtctgtttttttgttgttgttgtttttttttagatttttagttGTGAAGCACTTTCCAAGCCATCATATTAATTTGCAATAGGTCAGATTATACTCACTGTGACCATGAAAAATATtctatttttcttaaatttgatTTTCTATGAATTATTTTACTACATAAATTAGTGAATGTACTTCAATGATGCAAATAAATCTCACTTGCATAAACATCCATAAAAAGATAATTGGCTGATTTTGTTAACAGTTAAAATGTCACTAGATGAACATTTGCCTGGATTGATTTCTTTACTACAAATTAGATATGTTTGATATCCAATAGAGCAATTATAAACACACTCGTTTATAAACAATATCTTTCAATATCTTTcccaaaaataatttccatttaaataggttcatattcatattatttcaaCAAACAGTTGTTATTGGACACCACTCAATGTTCTTATCTATGCTGAGTCTAATCTACACCAAAACAAGAGTGTACAGTAAACTCAATGCAAAGCAtccaacaataaacacattccAAGCTTATTCAGGTGGGGGAATTAAAAATGGTGTGGAGCAGACTTCACACTCTTCtatacagaaacaaaacatccaGGTGTGTGGTTTATAGTCACAAATGAGAAACATAGTGTGGAAGAGTGTGTTCTAAATTACAGAGTGAAGGGCAATTTGTAACTAAATTTAAATGCACACTAATAGACTGAGTCAAACCAAATATTACTGAAAATGTGAAGACAATTTAACCATTGACTAAAGCTAAGAGTTAGTCGCTACAAGTGCTTTTTCTAAAGGTGCAGagcaaaaataagtaaaatgcgTGTGCTTGATTAGACCAAACTTTAGTTTGTGTCCCTGagcataaaatataattaagacAGGTGAAATGGCCAAATTAGACAAGACAGATTGGATGTCTTTTTTCCTGATAAGAAGATCACAACAATCACAATACACAAGACATAGGTGGAGATTTATAATGAGAGCAGCGCAAATAATCAACCTATTTAAGCAATGTGAATGCCACAAGAACTGACAGCAGTCTTTACATGTAGCTCAACATTAGCACAGGTAAACTGCACATTTAAGCATACCTTCAGTTTTCACCTATTCTATAAAACATTGTGATACCTACCTACACAGTTACAAAGACACAACCTCTGCTTAAAAGGTGGTGATCTCAAAGTAAAGACCTAGAATAAGGTTACAAAAATCTGCATGTTACATTGTACAAAAAAAATTCCAACATCTGGTAGGACTTGAATgacaaaagatcaacagctttctgcttgtcccttcaggggtcgccacagcaaaacgtgttccgcacgttgatctggcatgtgtttttacactcgATGCCCTTCTTGCCACAATCCTCCCATTTTTTCCAGGCTTAGAACCGGCACCAAAGTGGGCCTTGGTTCGAAGCTGTGGCCTTTtgaatcccaacccaatgctccaaCACTGAGCCACTAGGCCccctgctgtgtttgtctgaatgTATTCTTACTAAAAGGACATGCTAATATTCACTCACTGCAACAACTGGTTCATTTTAAGACATAGTGAAAATACAGTTGCTTCCATATAAGGCAATCCTTATTTTTCATctgcagaaaacatttcattcgGCATTCATGCGTTTTCACTAATAATCCAAACAAAACCCAAAGAGGGTTGGTTAAGTCTAAGTAACAAACACAATGCAGTTTTTCTGTAACTGTAATGAATAATAACAGAAGGGATCAGtgtttaataaaactttaagGTCACTACCATTGTATAATTCCAAACAAAAAGAGATGCTATCTTCCTTAATAATGTATGCAGACTTAAAACTTTTCGGAGATGCTACAAACATGTACTCATTAAACCTTTAAATTGCAGCAAATGAGCTTCTTggataattaaacaaaaactgtgtgaGCATAAGTGAATGACAACCAAACGGACTGAGGAGCAGGGAGGTagtttcaagttatttttaACAACTAAAATGTGAGGCAGAGGTGTTTTGGAAGAAATGGTGGGTCaaagcagtaaaaaaataaaaatgttttttggttaaAGGATCTGTCTGGTTTTATGATTAGCATCATGCCAGCTGTTGTCTGAAATGTACTGATCCTTGTGTGCATCGATGTGAAGCCCTGGATTTTCAAACATGCATCCTGCGTCTGGCTGTGCATCTTGTTTGTGTAGGTCAGTCTTTGTTGGGTTTGCATCAACAGTTCAGTGCTTTATGAATCCTCATTCAGCTCTCGACTGTCAGTTCTGGCAATTTTTCGTGGAGGCGCCGTGTTCTCCCCCTCAGTTTGTTCTTGCTCTCGCTTTTTTGCTGTGTTCTGAAgagtcatgaaagaaaaaaagatattatGGACAGAAATACAGATTATACTTACCGTCACACAATACAACTAGCACTACCACTTCTCTGTAGGTCTTTAAAAACGTTTACCTTTTTATCCCACTGTTGATGAAGATACCGCAACAAGATGTTTGTCTTCTCTGTGACTATGACTGAAGAGGGACAACACTGACACTAATTAGATGATGGGATATTCACAGATGGCAGAAAGTTGAAATCAACAAAAGATACAGTGATTACTACATGGTCATTCCTGGAACTAAATGTGATTTCGCTACAAcaaagaatttttatttttggaaaaaagtgtGGGGCATAGgtgaaatataatattaaatgtattgaaTTAGACACTGCTTACTTTGTTCTGACGGAAATTCCCGGGTTGGAAGATACACAGATGGTCGACGGTTCTAAAACCACATTGAGATCCACATTAGCCGGCACACTGGCTACAataaacttaaacaaaaaaagttgcACTTCTAACATAAAACATGGCAGCTTTTGTATAAAAACTGACAGAAGTACTCACTGATGCTTTACAAACGGAATCTGCATGGAACCTGCTgaagttatttttgttgtagACAGGCAGTCCCTTTAGGAAATCCCCCTGTGGCCAGATCACAAAGTTATGGATTAAAATATTCCTTTATAACCAACATTAAAGCTGCAAGTCGTGGCAAAAAGGTCATTCTAAGAATAATCAGATCTTAAATTTAAGTAAATAACGAGTTGGCGACGTAGCAGAGAGTATTAACAGTAAAGTTACGTACGTAACGTGTCTGTCAGAGGCAGTAAAAGCCAAATAACGATAACGTTATTTAAGAATAATGCAAAAACGCTGAGGCAGAGAATACGCTTTGAACCTACCTTTTCCATTTCTGCCGCTTACGCTCTTCGCTTGTTAACCAGCTGAGCACAGCCAAGCCAAACCGAGCAGATAGTCTGTATTttgctagctaacgttagctaatgAGCCTTGATGTCTTCGTCGTAACCAAAATGCCGGGTTTGTTTACTCGTTGTACAGCTTCTCTCGACAGGTACAAAATACAAACTGCaaataaatttgatatttttgcaTCACACTATTTGAATTACCTGGAAACGTTCACTCGCATAAATGTAAGTAAATCCaaatacattacataaaaactaaaaattaaagtCCCGTGGTGTCTTAACTTAAAGCTAGTTCACATagcttcatttttgttgttcGACTATTCGGGGCGTTAACTTTGACAGACTCTACATATCTGATTGGCTGAATTGTGTTGGCTGTGTGAAGAGAGACCCTGATTGGTTAGAAACAGATGATGTAACACACCGATCTCCCAATACACTGGTGGCGTGTCAAAAAGCTCTAAcgttaatgaaaaaaaaccgGTAGGCCATTCTGACTGTATGTCCTCCTCTTCGTACCGTGTATATTTATGGGTTTTCtaaaataaagagagaataCATTATTGGTTAACTCTAAAATACCCTAAACAGCAATTCAACACTTCCTCTAGAAttataaataacagaaattcaAACGTGTTGTCTAAGGATAATGTTCTCTTTTCATACAAGGATATATGAAGGGTAATCATAAAACCGATTCAGCTACTGTAAAACGTACGGACTATATCAGTAGCTTATtgtagattatttttattagtaaatTATGTGACTCTTTTAGGCTGTACACTCTTCTTCACCCCACCACATTTCTCCATCCCTTCAAACCTGTTTGCGcgcacctcttcacctcttttccacactctctgttacTCTGAACGGTTCactttaagtacttaaagtcctgcaccttctttgCCTCtactccctgtaacctcaccgttcaaCCTGCTCTAccggacacacagtatatccaccttccttctctgcatcatgtcaaccagcTTCCTAGCCTTGCCTGTCATAGTCCTAACATTCAAGGTCCCTGCTGTCAGTCCTACAGTTTtgactttcctcttctctctctgcctgtgaaCATGCCTTCATCTTCTCCTTCTTTAACCAACATtggcccaatttccaccggcacccttTAGGTCAAGAGCATCGTTGTAAACCCAGTTCCCGACCGATCTGTCatggaagtcagatttggtgtggaagtcctgatttgcatgtttaatttggcatgtacTTTATGTcggttgcccttcctgacacaaccctctgcatttatccagacttggaactggcacaagaagacagtggcttgtgcccccttgtggttgcattactCCCATAGGCTGCACATAAAGACACTTTATACATAGCCTCTGAATATTacaaagcattttcaaaaatgcaaaaacaaactaaaaggtGAAAGCAGAAAATATGTCCAATACTTGAGTGTTTGTTATTGTCAGGCATATAAACTAATcagttaatatttgtttttttcttttttcaatttttagtTGTCAGCTTTTTAGTTTCAACAGTATCTTGGATTCCATATTAAAGCTTATAATGGAATTGTTTTTCCCTGCTATATGTAACAAGTAATCACAAAGGCCTCCACTCTTTGAAAGTATTCCTCTCCCGGCACCCCCAAAAATCAAATCTTTCTTTAAAACTTcctaaaaccaaatcaaaagGAATTTATGGCAGCCAATTTTAAATGCCAGAATTAGAGCAGCAGAATGGCTGGGCCAACttacagaaaattattattgtattattattagggttagggttaaggtCCATCATTATCAAAAAGCCATTGCCCAGggaatttttaaaattccagGTCATCCTGAGttttttcatttggaaaaaaaagattattaaaagACAGATACAAAGATACCATTTTGTCTTTGAAccaaatcattttacacatgaaaaacgtttttttttaaaaatgaacatattGACTGGAGTTAATGAATTGACCAAACTTTAATGTCAATGTTGAGTACtgcttaaaaatatgaaatcaaaTGCAAATCCAATATGTTTGTCAATAGACAGTTTCTACTGTCTCGCCCATTACTAATGCAGTAGGAATGCCAAACCCACATCAAGAATCAATGCTTTagcgcatatatatatatatatatatatatatatatatatatatatatatatatatatatatatatatatatatatatatatatatatatatatgttcttTCCTGCTTGTTCAGCACCACAAGCATTTCAGAAATAATGTCTCTTGGTCGAAAGTCATAGCAGGTTTTGCAATAGGAACCCTTAGTGTGAGAGCGATTTTCGTCCTTTCAACATGCGGCGCAGAATGACCTCAATGCCACCTCTTGAACTGAGCCTCTTGATCCAGCCATGGGTCCTTTTGCGTTTGATGTTCTTTGGCTGATACTCTGTGCCTCTTTTTCGAGTCCGTACCTGCTGGTGTTGCCACGGAAGTTGTTGGAACACTCCTGAACCTTCAGCTTGTGCAGAAAGCAGCTCacatctggaaaacagaggTCCTGCAGTTGTTCTGGGCACAATCCAGCTGCTGAATAATCTAAGGTGAGGGGTGCCAGCCATTGCAAGGTTCCCCGCCGGAATGCTgttaaaagattaaaacattacaaacaaatgtaattctCTAAAATCGAAATTTTGCTAAAATATCACCATACTAAAGTGAGAGTTATAATTCAGGGTTCCCATGCCTCAGTTTCTCTAACAACGTAATGAAATTTGGTTAATGTGACTTAATAGCTACTCAAGTCTAGAATAAAGTTATTACCTTTTAGAAAAGCGTAGTTTTATTATAAGCTTGTTAAAAAATGCAAGTGGATCTCAACGTTGGTTTCAACTCAATTTCTCTAGGAAATCATATCATCTCTGAGGATGCACGATATTTGTGCAAACTAACTGATAACGTTATTAAAGCAAAGGCAGCCTACAACTGTAATGACTTCATATTATCTTGACATGAACTTTGGCGTGAGTAGCTGACATCAAGCTTAATTTGCGATCACCAAACTGAATATAATTTCTGCTCAGTCAAGTTTAATAGCTTCTTGTTTCATGTATGATCTACTAGCCACGCTGCTAATGCACAGCTAGGCTATTTTAGCATTAATAGCATGTAAACAATTACTTTCTCGTTCGGTTatcatgcaaatacacaaacactgttACCTGCTGAAACAGTTTCTTCCTAGCAGTCGGGAAAAAGTCGACagaattaaattcatttttaaatatttatacagcTGACAAACACATGAGACGATGAATGTCACAAGTCTACCAAGCACTCTCTGTACATGGAGCAAAGAGATTGGCTTGCGCTATTTCAGCCAATGGAAATGATTGTTGCTAGATAGTGTGGCCAAATTCCCTGAGTGGCGTCTTTAAGGTTCAACGCTGAAGCAACTACTAGTGATTTACTGATAAAACggtttattattaatgtttacGGTTTTAACTTAATGGTCATAGTTGAGTAGAAAAGAGTGAGTACAAAAGAGGCTACAGTGCTACACAACAGAAACTAAGTTGCAATGAGCCTCCTAAGCCATCTCTAGTTTGTTTTGATATGTGCCTATGGGATAATTTCAATATAGGCATCATCAATTTGAGTCCTTTTCTAAAATCACAAAAGGAATACTTAATTTACAAATTAAGCAGTAAGCAGTATTATTTGCTGCCAGACAAGGCTGTAgctctctcaccctctctctccctctctcttcctctctctctctctctctctctctctctctctctctctctctctctctgtcacacacacacacacacacacacacacacacacacaaacataagtaAATTAGGTTCTATTGtggaaacaaataataaaagcaaaaacttaCTGCACTCTTGTACAGTATATAGCATTTTATCTTAATCAGATCTGGTGATGCAAAAAcacttaacatttaattttttgtttgtttgtttgtttttgtcctttcggcttatacTGTGAGATCAAGCTCCTTTGATAAATGTCCCTAAATGTCCTCATAAATAATTCGAAAGTTATGCTGGGATATATTTGGTATTTGGAATTTGTTAATTCAGGCAATGAGCATGTCAAGAGAGACAATTAGTATGTGCAGGTAAATTGAATTCATGTGAGTTTGGTGTTAATAagataaataatacataaatagataaatacaatacataaataataagaaTGTAAACCATAAAATACGATGCCGgaaaattttttgtttttgaattaatGGTGTCACAACTGTGAAACAAGCTCATCTATCATAGGTTGGTGGCCCTGGGAGTTCCACAGAGTTCAAGTTTAGAAAACACCTACAAGAtacaagcaaattaaaaaaatatctttatctCAAAAAAGGA
Encoded here:
- the LOC137098061 gene encoding DET1- and DDB1-associated protein 1-like; the protein is MEKGDFLKGLPVYNKNNFSRFHADSVCKASNRRPSVYLPTREFPSEQIIVTEKTNILLRYLHQQWDKKNTAKKREQEQTEGENTAPPRKIARTDSRELNEDS